A genome region from Chryseobacterium sp. G0186 includes the following:
- a CDS encoding SusD/RagB family nutrient-binding outer membrane lipoprotein has product MKKTILGLFIASMALISCERDITTLNEDTKNPAEVNPEFTFASAELGLVTQMTSPSVNINIFRFFTQQWSETQYTDESVYNLPKRRVPDNHWNILYAQLLKLEQVKTATNSIGDASLKASRIATIEALEIYIYSVLVDSYGDIPYSQSIKVDQYPNPAYDDGKTIYADLIKRADAALALLATSSASGFGTSDAIFGGDKNKIKAFINSTKLRLGLNLADVDNALAKSTVESAVSSGVVLTNAENIGLKFAAAGPFVNPIFIEMVSSGRNDFIPSDVYLNAMNAESDPRRASYFTLAPSGQYEGGIYGSENVYGSFSHVNGELLKPDNYAYLFDAAEVNFMLAEAAERGYSVGGTAATYFTNGIKASMDFWKVSAVDRDAYVAAHAYATLPGTWKQKIGNEAWIAAHNRGFESWEFSRRLDFRVFVKPETRDVPTRLYYPINEGSVNGVNRANACVKQWGSVDGDVQGAKVFWDKF; this is encoded by the coding sequence ATGAAAAAAACAATATTAGGCCTTTTTATAGCGAGCATGGCTTTAATATCATGCGAAAGGGACATTACCACGTTAAACGAGGATACTAAAAATCCGGCAGAAGTAAATCCGGAATTTACGTTTGCGTCAGCAGAATTAGGGTTAGTTACACAGATGACCAGTCCAAGTGTAAACATCAATATCTTTAGATTCTTTACTCAGCAATGGTCAGAAACTCAATATACTGACGAGTCTGTTTATAATCTTCCAAAGAGAAGAGTTCCAGATAATCATTGGAATATTCTGTATGCTCAATTATTAAAATTGGAACAGGTAAAAACAGCAACTAATTCAATTGGGGATGCTTCTCTTAAAGCAAGCAGAATAGCGACCATTGAAGCTTTAGAAATATATATATACAGTGTATTGGTAGACTCTTATGGAGATATTCCATATTCTCAGTCTATTAAGGTTGATCAATATCCAAATCCTGCCTATGACGACGGGAAAACAATTTATGCAGATCTAATCAAAAGAGCTGATGCAGCCCTTGCTTTACTGGCAACTTCTTCTGCTTCGGGTTTTGGTACAAGTGATGCAATCTTTGGAGGAGACAAAAATAAAATTAAAGCATTTATAAACAGTACAAAACTGAGACTCGGACTAAATTTAGCTGATGTAGATAACGCTTTGGCAAAATCAACTGTTGAAAGTGCTGTATCTAGTGGTGTAGTGCTTACAAATGCTGAAAATATCGGATTGAAATTTGCGGCTGCTGGCCCATTTGTTAACCCTATTTTTATAGAAATGGTATCTAGTGGTAGAAATGATTTTATACCATCCGATGTTTATTTAAATGCAATGAATGCTGAATCAGACCCAAGACGTGCCAGTTACTTTACATTAGCTCCATCAGGGCAATATGAAGGCGGTATTTATGGTTCTGAAAATGTATATGGAAGTTTTTCACATGTGAATGGTGAGCTTTTAAAACCAGATAATTATGCTTATCTTTTTGATGCTGCAGAAGTTAATTTTATGTTAGCAGAAGCTGCAGAAAGAGGTTATAGTGTTGGAGGAACAGCAGCAACTTATTTTACTAATGGTATCAAGGCTTCAATGGATTTCTGGAAAGTTTCTGCTGTAGATCGTGATGCTTATGTGGCTGCGCATGCTTATGCTACATTACCTGGAACGTGGAAGCAGAAAATCGGAAATGAGGCTTGGATTGCAGCTCATAACAGAGGTTTTGAATCGTGGGAATTCTCAAGAAGATTAGATTTCAGGGTATTTGTGAAACCGGAAACAAGAGATGTACCTACAAGACTTTACTATCCAATTAATGAAGGAAGTG
- a CDS encoding SusC/RagA family TonB-linked outer membrane protein produces MKKLTTGLLVLVLSSSIAVANAQEKKDTVKTKEIEGVVVTALGIKREKKALGYASQEIKGDVLREGANTGNVSSQMAGKAAGVQVVTSSNFGGASSVVIRGMKSIGGNNQALFVVDGVPISNNNSTISGAYTIFDGGNSISDLNPNDIESVNVLKGAAASALYGERASSGVVVITTKKGKSRKDNEWGVTLSTEYQYGEIDRSTFAKYQNKYGAGYGPASTFLKRDVDGDGIMDLVVGTSNDASVGAAFDPNLMVYQWYSLYPQLPGYHKATPWVAAKHTPVDFFESAQTTSNSVTIEKGNENGGILLNYNNFITTGVLPNSEQKKNTISAKFDYKVTDKLTASVYSSLTMQNTVGRNSTGYNDNILTGFRQWWQTNVDILQLKDAYFGTGGQNITWNPYGYDDPDNFQAPAYWNNPYFDRYQNYQSDYRTRFFGYGMLNYKLSNAVSITGRLSSDFAYQKTEVRKAVGSHPESFGIVPGLPSTLNPQANASSGYYLGNLYTNEINFDLFANYNKKFDNGINLGGVLGTSLRRNTIETTDASTQPDPSGAGLIVPGLYALRNSAGQVVPTQEYTATATLPRAYGQISLGYQDTYFLEGTGSVDKSSNLPSGNNVYFYPSISGSVVLSNLINQNWLSFLKVRGNWAQVGKTTDNFRLIDTQNIKNLYNGIPIVDPNSYKNNPNLKPERSTEVEVGMEARFLNNRIGFDVSLYKTNSKDQILLVPISGASGYTSKWFNAGELENKGIEVQLNLVPVKSENFRWDMNWNWAVNKNKVLSLNEGMTNLQLGRAVNDVTFNAPAGEAYGQIWGTDYVYSPDGERIIDPNTGKYMITTSKTNVLGNIMPQYTWSVRNSISYKAFTFTFLIDGQQGGSVFSGDMLYGTDTGIYPETLAIREPGAILPGVVMQNGQYVQNNVPIKTMSGSLLRTGNYAAREFVYDATFIKLREAAIYFDVPKSLYANTFIKGMKFGVFGRNLWIIHKNLPYADPEAGYTGGSATGVQGANLSRGYSIGAMPTTRTIGANFTVNF; encoded by the coding sequence ATGAAGAAACTAACAACAGGTCTTCTTGTTCTAGTATTGTCTTCTTCTATTGCGGTGGCCAATGCCCAAGAAAAGAAAGATACTGTTAAAACAAAAGAAATCGAGGGCGTGGTAGTAACAGCACTCGGGATTAAAAGAGAAAAAAAGGCACTTGGATATGCATCTCAGGAAATTAAGGGAGATGTTTTGAGAGAAGGAGCGAATACAGGAAACGTTTCCAGTCAGATGGCGGGTAAAGCTGCAGGGGTTCAGGTAGTCACCAGTTCCAACTTTGGAGGAGCCTCCAGTGTTGTGATCAGGGGGATGAAGTCCATTGGAGGAAATAACCAGGCTCTTTTCGTAGTAGATGGGGTTCCCATCAGTAATAACAACAGTACCATTTCCGGGGCTTATACTATTTTTGACGGAGGTAACTCAATCTCTGACTTAAACCCCAATGATATTGAAAGTGTTAACGTTCTAAAAGGTGCTGCCGCTTCTGCTTTATACGGAGAAAGAGCTTCATCAGGGGTTGTAGTAATTACTACCAAAAAAGGAAAATCCCGAAAAGACAATGAATGGGGAGTTACCCTTTCCACAGAATACCAATACGGAGAAATTGATCGATCTACATTTGCAAAATATCAAAATAAATATGGAGCAGGGTATGGGCCAGCTTCTACTTTTCTGAAAAGAGATGTTGATGGAGATGGCATTATGGATCTTGTAGTAGGAACAAGTAATGATGCTTCAGTAGGAGCAGCTTTTGATCCGAATCTAATGGTTTATCAATGGTATTCATTGTATCCACAATTGCCAGGATATCATAAAGCAACTCCTTGGGTTGCCGCGAAACATACTCCGGTTGATTTCTTTGAAAGTGCACAGACTACTTCAAATTCAGTTACCATTGAAAAAGGAAATGAAAACGGAGGTATTTTACTTAACTATAATAACTTCATCACTACAGGGGTTCTTCCAAATTCTGAACAAAAGAAAAATACAATTTCTGCAAAATTTGATTACAAAGTAACTGATAAGCTTACTGCCTCAGTTTATTCTTCCTTAACCATGCAGAATACGGTAGGTAGAAATAGCACAGGGTATAATGATAATATTCTTACAGGATTCAGACAATGGTGGCAAACCAATGTTGATATTCTTCAACTGAAAGATGCCTATTTTGGAACAGGTGGACAAAACATAACATGGAACCCTTATGGATATGATGATCCGGATAATTTCCAGGCACCGGCATATTGGAATAACCCTTATTTCGATCGATACCAAAATTACCAAAGCGATTACAGAACAAGATTCTTTGGGTACGGAATGTTAAACTATAAACTTTCCAATGCCGTTTCTATCACAGGAAGATTATCATCCGATTTTGCATACCAAAAAACAGAAGTTAGAAAAGCAGTAGGTAGCCACCCGGAATCTTTTGGAATTGTTCCTGGTTTACCATCAACGTTAAATCCACAGGCTAATGCTTCGTCAGGATATTACCTAGGGAATCTATATACCAACGAAATCAATTTTGACTTATTTGCTAATTATAACAAGAAGTTTGATAACGGGATCAATTTAGGAGGAGTATTAGGTACTTCCCTAAGAAGAAATACTATTGAAACAACAGATGCCTCCACACAACCAGATCCATCTGGGGCAGGATTAATTGTTCCAGGATTATATGCTCTTAGAAATTCTGCAGGGCAGGTTGTTCCTACGCAGGAATATACAGCTACTGCTACGTTACCTAGAGCTTATGGTCAGATTTCCTTAGGATATCAGGATACTTATTTCTTGGAAGGTACCGGAAGTGTTGATAAGTCTTCAAATCTACCAAGTGGTAATAATGTATATTTTTACCCATCAATTTCAGGATCTGTAGTGTTGTCTAACCTTATCAATCAAAACTGGCTTTCTTTCTTAAAAGTAAGAGGAAACTGGGCTCAGGTTGGAAAAACTACAGATAACTTCAGATTGATAGATACTCAAAATATCAAAAACTTATATAATGGAATCCCAATTGTGGATCCAAACAGTTATAAAAACAACCCTAACCTAAAGCCTGAAAGATCTACAGAGGTAGAGGTTGGTATGGAAGCAAGATTCCTTAACAACAGAATTGGATTTGATGTGAGTTTATATAAAACAAATTCAAAAGATCAGATCCTATTAGTACCAATTTCTGGAGCATCTGGTTATACAAGTAAGTGGTTTAATGCCGGTGAGTTGGAAAATAAAGGGATAGAAGTTCAGTTAAATTTAGTTCCTGTGAAGAGCGAAAACTTCAGATGGGATATGAACTGGAACTGGGCTGTTAATAAGAACAAGGTCTTAAGTCTTAACGAAGGAATGACCAACCTACAGCTAGGAAGAGCGGTTAATGACGTAACGTTCAATGCTCCTGCAGGTGAGGCTTATGGACAAATTTGGGGAACTGATTATGTATATTCTCCTGATGGAGAAAGAATCATTGATCCAAATACTGGAAAATACATGATCACAACTTCAAAAACCAATGTACTTGGGAATATCATGCCACAATATACATGGAGTGTAAGAAACAGTATCAGCTACAAGGCATTTACCTTTACTTTCCTTATTGACGGACAACAGGGAGGAAGTGTATTCTCCGGAGATATGTTATATGGAACAGATACGGGTATTTATCCAGAAACATTGGCGATCAGAGAGCCGGGTGCAATATTACCAGGGGTAGTAATGCAAAATGGACAGTATGTTCAGAATAATGTTCCAATAAAGACAATGTCTGGATCATTACTACGTACAGGAAATTATGCAGCAAGAGAATTTGTATATGATGCTACGTTTATTAAGCTAAGAGAGGCCGCAATCTATTTTGATGTTCCAAAAAGCTTATACGCCAATACCTTTATTAAGGGGATGAAGTTTGGAGTCTTTGGTAGAAACCTATGGATTATTCACAAGAACTTACCTTATGCAGATCCTGAAGCAGGATACACAGGAGGTTCAGCTACAGGGGTGCAAGGGGCGAACCTTTCAAGAGGTTATTCTATCGGAGCAATGCCAACAACAAGAACCATTGGTGCTAACTTTACTGTTAATTTTTAA